From a region of the Pseudoxanthomonas sp. X-1 genome:
- a CDS encoding RAQPRD family integrative conjugative element protein produces MLAPIWLRAAHRGVPTFLVTALLLGQSPMALAEPPTQRQELVAALRQLDALERTVADSAAHAPIQPGERYHFDYPRLLADLARVRAGIQAHLSPSRAQPRDPSELAGDYRTERAVEPSPTTAEVKP; encoded by the coding sequence ATGTTGGCTCCGATCTGGCTGCGCGCCGCGCATCGCGGCGTGCCCACTTTTCTCGTGACGGCCCTCCTGCTGGGCCAGTCCCCGATGGCGTTGGCCGAGCCCCCCACGCAGCGCCAGGAACTGGTCGCGGCGCTGCGCCAGCTCGACGCGCTGGAGCGCACCGTCGCCGACAGCGCCGCGCATGCCCCCATCCAGCCGGGAGAGCGCTACCACTTCGATTACCCGCGGCTGCTGGCTGACCTAGCGCGCGTGCGCGCCGGTATCCAGGCCCACCTCTCACCTTCGCGTGCCCAGCCGCGCGACCCCTCCGAACTGGCCGGCGACTACCGCACTGAGCGGGCCGTCGAGCCATCGCCGACGACCGCGGAGGTCAAGCCATGA
- a CDS encoding TIGR03758 family integrating conjugative element protein has translation MNGAQVSAFQANSGIAPSAMATVLVGVVFAVLLVWGVWAIRTAYVGWSESHLNQRQFLGVCIRFVAMYLVLSFFLLS, from the coding sequence ATGAACGGCGCCCAGGTCTCGGCATTTCAAGCCAACAGCGGCATCGCGCCTTCCGCGATGGCGACCGTCTTGGTCGGCGTCGTGTTCGCGGTCCTGCTCGTCTGGGGCGTCTGGGCCATCCGAACGGCCTACGTGGGGTGGTCCGAGAGCCACCTCAACCAGCGCCAGTTCCTCGGCGTCTGCATCCGCTTCGTCGCGATGTACCTCGTCCTGAGTTTCTTCCTCCTCTCCTGA
- a CDS encoding TIGR03745 family integrating conjugative element membrane protein, whose amino-acid sequence MQNRILTSRFVQRATVALGAAALPALSFAQGLPQLENPTRGTGNGIMETIRNYGYDIIMLVALLVVASMFIGVCYHAYGTYAEIHTGRKTWGQFGLTVAIGAVLLVIGIWLLTEATGIL is encoded by the coding sequence ATGCAAAACCGCATCCTCACTTCCCGTTTTGTCCAGCGCGCCACCGTGGCTCTGGGCGCCGCCGCGCTGCCCGCGCTGTCGTTCGCGCAGGGGTTGCCGCAACTGGAGAACCCGACCCGCGGCACGGGCAACGGCATCATGGAAACGATCAGGAACTACGGCTACGACATCATCATGCTCGTGGCCCTGCTGGTTGTGGCGTCGATGTTCATTGGCGTGTGCTACCACGCCTACGGCACCTACGCGGAAATCCACACTGGTCGCAAAACCTGGGGCCAATTCGGCCTCACGGTCGCCATCGGCGCGGTGCTGCTCGTGATCGGCATCTGGCTGCTCACCGAAGCCACCGGCATCCTGTAA
- a CDS encoding TIGR03750 family conjugal transfer protein — protein sequence MSEQQHVRADGTVTFLPHRLNRHPVVVRGLTADELWICCGLSGAAGLLVGAPLSWVFRTIALAPTFVVLGVAFGVFIGGGILRRLKRGRPDTWLYRQLQWRIATRYPLVAGWVGGHVLISRSGFWTTRRSAARGAR from the coding sequence ATGTCCGAGCAGCAGCACGTCCGTGCTGACGGGACGGTCACGTTCCTTCCGCACCGGCTCAACCGCCATCCCGTTGTCGTGCGCGGCCTCACCGCCGACGAGCTGTGGATCTGCTGCGGCCTGTCCGGCGCCGCCGGCCTGCTGGTCGGTGCGCCGCTGTCCTGGGTGTTCCGCACGATCGCGCTCGCGCCCACGTTCGTCGTGCTGGGCGTGGCCTTCGGCGTGTTCATCGGGGGCGGCATCCTGCGTCGCCTCAAGCGTGGGCGTCCCGACACCTGGCTGTATCGGCAACTCCAGTGGCGCATCGCCACGCGCTATCCGCTGGTGGCGGGCTGGGTGGGCGGCCATGTGCTGATCTCACGCTCCGGCTTCTGGACCACCCGAAGGTCTGCTGCAAGGGGGGCACGATGA
- a CDS encoding PFL_4703 family integrating conjugative element protein yields MSRFKNEITHLQAHIKTLRLGAGALVIVALVMGGGWWSAPRDLTIHVPPDLRSGSTRKWWEVPPESVYAFTFYVFQTLNRWPTNGEEDYARNLHTLSPYLTPSCQAFLRADYDYRRSTGELRQRVRGIYEIPGRGYGDDPTARVRVVSDRDWVVTLDITADEYYGAEQVKRALVRYPVKVTRVDIDPARNPFGLALDCYEGAPQRISTPEPSRPAPGGLSPQAPQGETP; encoded by the coding sequence ATGAGCCGCTTCAAGAACGAGATCACCCATCTGCAGGCGCACATCAAGACGCTTCGCCTGGGTGCTGGCGCGCTGGTCATCGTCGCCCTGGTCATGGGCGGCGGCTGGTGGAGCGCTCCGCGCGACCTGACCATCCACGTCCCGCCTGATCTGCGCTCCGGCAGTACCCGCAAGTGGTGGGAAGTGCCGCCCGAATCGGTCTATGCGTTCACGTTCTACGTGTTTCAGACCCTCAACCGCTGGCCGACGAATGGCGAAGAGGACTATGCGCGTAATCTCCACACGCTCTCGCCGTACCTCACCCCATCCTGCCAGGCCTTCCTGCGGGCGGACTACGACTATCGCCGCTCCACGGGCGAGCTGCGTCAGCGCGTGCGCGGCATCTACGAAATCCCCGGTCGCGGCTACGGTGACGACCCCACGGCGCGCGTGCGCGTGGTGTCCGACCGCGACTGGGTGGTGACGCTGGACATCACCGCAGACGAGTACTACGGGGCGGAACAAGTCAAGCGGGCTTTGGTGCGCTACCCCGTGAAAGTCACGCGGGTGGACATCGATCCCGCTCGCAATCCGTTTGGCCTGGCGCTCGACTGCTACGAGGGTGCGCCCCAGCGCATCAGCACACCGGAGCCGTCGCGCCCGGCACCTGGCGGCCTGTCTCCGCAAGCGCCTCAAGGAGAAACCCCATGA
- a CDS encoding TIGR03749 family integrating conjugative element protein: MKHLVLALLGLLAVASAPFAQAVEILRWERMPLAVPLRVGQERVVFINRNVRVGVPAGVGERLRVQSAGGAVYLRASEPIEPTRLQLQDADTGALILLDIAAEPAKDGEAELEPVRIVEGDSAPTRYGDQADGADDAPARAQDQAGARAARRETPVPVVLTRFAAQNLYAPLRTVEPLPGVMRVNLRRDLDLGTLVPTLPVRAVALASWRLEDQWVTAVRLTNSSGGWITLDPRVLQGDFLTATFQHEALGPRGTPEDTTVLYLVTRGHGLAQSLLPAINRFDPAVHLPQPEAEATDDKEARHAQ; the protein is encoded by the coding sequence ATGAAGCACCTTGTACTCGCACTGCTGGGGCTGCTGGCCGTCGCCTCGGCTCCTTTTGCCCAGGCCGTGGAGATCCTTCGCTGGGAACGCATGCCCCTGGCCGTGCCCCTGCGTGTCGGGCAGGAGCGCGTCGTGTTTATCAACCGGAACGTCCGCGTGGGCGTGCCCGCGGGCGTCGGCGAGCGCTTGCGGGTGCAGAGTGCGGGCGGCGCGGTGTACCTGCGCGCGAGCGAGCCGATCGAGCCCACACGGCTGCAATTGCAGGATGCCGACACGGGCGCGCTGATTCTGCTCGATATCGCGGCCGAGCCGGCCAAGGACGGCGAAGCCGAGTTGGAGCCGGTGCGCATCGTCGAGGGCGACAGCGCCCCGACGCGCTATGGCGATCAAGCCGACGGAGCAGACGACGCCCCGGCGCGCGCCCAGGACCAGGCAGGCGCGCGGGCAGCGCGGCGTGAAACCCCGGTTCCGGTCGTGCTGACGCGCTTCGCCGCGCAGAACCTCTACGCACCGCTGCGCACCGTGGAGCCGCTGCCGGGCGTCATGCGGGTGAACCTGCGCCGCGATCTCGACCTCGGCACGCTGGTGCCGACGCTGCCGGTGCGCGCAGTTGCGCTCGCCTCGTGGCGTCTGGAAGACCAGTGGGTCACAGCCGTGCGCCTCACCAATAGCAGCGGCGGCTGGATCACCCTGGACCCGCGCGTGTTGCAGGGCGATTTCCTCACCGCCACCTTCCAGCACGAAGCACTCGGCCCGCGCGGGACGCCAGAGGACACGACCGTCCTGTACTTGGTGACGCGGGGGCACGGCCTCGCGCAATCGCTGCTGCCGGCGATCAACCGCTTCGACCCAGCCGTGCATCTGCCGCAGCCCGAAGCCGAGGCCACCGACGACAAGGAGGCCCGCCATGCGCAGTAA
- a CDS encoding TIGR03752 family integrating conjugative element protein, whose translation MRSNGLLKWLMIPVALLVLFVAIRLFSGGGSSAPPAADAGAKLTPEEMKALGIEGDTPRDTVATLVAQVKQLRTELQTALSDNKSQREENQRLRQRENSIDQRINSALETERSNLRRDQQQAASERQQTEGLLADLQRRLEGIGGRGGGHADLPVGLGLRNGDEAGMEGGVRWVEPDDAKPADGRNGSRGTGGGMSFPTSFGPAQSTLETTAQTVANAGARAAGVKSAKPVYTVPTNSTLMGSVAMTALIGRVPIDGTVNDPYPFKVLVGPDNLTANGIDIPDVAGAVFSGTASGDWTLSCVRGQVRSITFVFHDGTIRTIPEDRDGNQQNNQQQNSQSGGLGWISDPYGIPCVSGERRSNAQQYLGSQALITAAGAGVASLIDSDSGQMSYVGADGSIGSVGISSNEAVGRILAGGVRDMADWVNKLYGQAFAAVYVQPGAKVAVHLEKPLAIDFDPEGRKVDHRAGESHALELE comes from the coding sequence ATGCGCAGTAACGGACTCCTGAAGTGGTTAATGATCCCCGTGGCCCTGCTGGTGCTGTTCGTCGCCATCCGGCTGTTTTCGGGTGGAGGCTCGTCGGCGCCGCCCGCTGCGGATGCCGGCGCCAAGCTCACGCCGGAGGAGATGAAGGCGCTGGGCATCGAGGGCGATACCCCCCGCGATACCGTGGCGACGCTCGTGGCGCAAGTGAAGCAGTTGCGCACCGAACTGCAGACGGCGCTGTCCGACAACAAGTCCCAGCGCGAAGAGAACCAGCGCCTGCGCCAACGCGAGAACTCGATCGACCAGCGCATCAATTCGGCGCTGGAGACCGAGCGCTCCAACCTGCGCCGCGACCAGCAGCAGGCAGCCAGCGAACGCCAGCAGACCGAGGGACTGCTCGCCGACCTGCAGCGGCGCCTGGAAGGCATCGGCGGGCGCGGCGGCGGCCACGCCGATCTACCCGTGGGCCTGGGGCTGCGTAACGGCGACGAGGCAGGCATGGAAGGCGGCGTGCGCTGGGTCGAGCCGGACGACGCGAAGCCCGCTGATGGGCGTAACGGCAGTCGCGGCACGGGTGGCGGCATGAGCTTTCCGACGAGCTTCGGCCCCGCGCAGAGCACGCTGGAAACCACGGCACAAACCGTGGCGAACGCGGGCGCCCGCGCCGCAGGCGTCAAGAGCGCCAAGCCGGTCTATACGGTGCCGACCAACTCGACGCTGATGGGATCGGTGGCAATGACGGCGCTGATCGGCCGCGTGCCGATCGACGGTACGGTCAACGATCCGTATCCGTTCAAAGTCCTGGTCGGTCCCGACAATCTCACGGCAAACGGTATCGACATTCCCGACGTGGCGGGCGCCGTGTTTTCCGGCACGGCCTCGGGCGACTGGACGCTCTCTTGCGTGCGCGGCCAGGTGCGCAGCATCACCTTTGTGTTCCATGACGGGACCATTCGGACGATTCCCGAAGACCGCGACGGCAACCAGCAGAACAACCAGCAGCAGAACTCTCAAAGTGGGGGCCTGGGCTGGATCAGCGATCCCTATGGCATTCCCTGCGTCAGCGGAGAGCGGCGCAGCAACGCCCAGCAGTACCTCGGTTCGCAGGCGCTGATCACCGCGGCGGGTGCTGGCGTGGCCTCGCTCATCGACAGCGACAGCGGTCAGATGTCCTACGTGGGCGCAGACGGTTCCATCGGCAGCGTCGGCATTTCCAGCAACGAGGCCGTAGGTCGCATCCTGGCCGGTGGCGTGCGCGACATGGCCGATTGGGTGAACAAGTTGTACGGCCAGGCCTTCGCCGCCGTCTATGTCCAACCCGGCGCAAAGGTCGCCGTCCACCTCGAAAAGCCGCTCGCCATCGATTTCGATCCCGAAGGTCGCAAGGTCGATCACCGTGCAGGAGAAAGCCATGCTCTCGAACTTGAATAA
- a CDS encoding TIGR03751 family conjugal transfer lipoprotein encodes MLSNLNKGLALALAVAVLGGCATSKEKLLPHGDSTMMDIWQQNAGDGGGGAGQVARRQLLDARQSLRRPLTEMDVQAAPAEQMRYTRTARNEVYRQFQRLPNPDLVMYVYPHLAGTDPVPVPGYTTVFPLYQRVQYAMPGERVEDY; translated from the coding sequence ATGCTCTCGAACTTGAATAAGGGCCTGGCGCTGGCCCTTGCCGTCGCGGTGCTCGGCGGCTGCGCCACCAGCAAGGAAAAGCTGCTGCCCCACGGCGACAGCACGATGATGGACATCTGGCAGCAGAACGCCGGTGACGGCGGCGGTGGCGCCGGCCAGGTGGCACGCAGGCAATTGCTCGACGCGCGCCAGAGCCTGCGCCGGCCGCTGACCGAGATGGATGTACAGGCCGCGCCCGCCGAGCAGATGCGCTACACGCGCACAGCGCGCAACGAGGTCTATCGCCAGTTCCAGCGCCTGCCGAATCCCGACCTGGTGATGTACGTGTACCCGCACCTGGCAGGCACGGACCCGGTGCCCGTGCCGGGCTATACGACGGTTTTTCCCTTGTACCAGCGCGTGCAGTACGCCATGCCGGGCGAGCGCGTGGAGGACTACTGA
- a CDS encoding conjugative transfer ATPase, translating to MRWKLPWHKSAAPKLAASGAGDDERPEGWQRHVEALRQAGIPEPGTAVHGRRPATVADEQALYDVAPSFAEFLPWVEFLPDSKSMLLEDGQSVAAFYELVPLGTEGREPGWLAHARDALENALQDSFDELDENPWVLQLYAQDEPSFDQYMQTLRDYVQPRARNTAFTEFYLRFFGHHLRAVAKPGGLFEDTVVTRLRWRGQTRRVRMVVYRRATGQASRRGQTPEQMLNIVCDRLCGGLANAGIQARRMVAADVHDWLLRWFNPRPTLLGPGVEDRERFYALARYPDETEDGEIELASGRDFSQRLFFSQPRSDAEHGTWHFDGMPHRVLVTDRLRMPPGTGHLTGETRKGDAINTLFDQMPEDTTMCLTMVATPQDILESHLNHLAKKAVGETLASEQTLKDVQEARSLIGSAHKLYRGTLAFYLRGRDEAELDRRGLDLANVMLNAGLQPVREDDEVAPLNSYLRWLPCCYNPSQDRRNWFTQLMFAQHVANLSPAWGRSQGTGHPGNTFFNRGGGPITFDPLNRLDRQMNAHLFLFGPTGSGKSATLNNLLNQVTAIYRPRLFIVEAGNSFGLFSDFAKRLGLTVNRVKLAPGSGISLAPFADARRLIETPSDVQTLDADVLDEDMPPDASAMEADEQRDVLGELEITARLMITGGEDKEEARMTRADRSLIRQCILDAAEHCVAEKRTVLTRDVRNALRERGQDPTLPEMRRVRLLEMADAMDMFCQGTDGEMFDRDGTPWPEADITLVDLATYAREGYNAQLSIAYISLISTVNNIAERDQYLGRPIINVTDEGHIITKNPLLAPYVVKITKMWRKLGAWFWLATQNIDDLPRAAEPMLNMIEWWICLSMPPDEVEKIARFRELSPAQKALMLSARKEAGKFTEGVILSKSMEVLFRAVPPSLYLALAQTEPEEKAERYQLMQQYGCTELEAAFKVAEKIDQARGIESPALELS from the coding sequence ATGCGCTGGAAACTCCCCTGGCACAAGTCGGCCGCGCCGAAGCTGGCCGCATCCGGCGCAGGCGATGACGAGCGGCCGGAGGGCTGGCAACGCCACGTCGAGGCCTTGCGCCAGGCCGGCATCCCAGAACCCGGCACGGCGGTCCATGGCCGCAGGCCGGCGACCGTGGCCGACGAGCAGGCGCTGTACGACGTCGCGCCGTCGTTCGCGGAATTCCTGCCCTGGGTGGAGTTCCTGCCCGATTCGAAGTCCATGCTGCTGGAAGACGGGCAATCGGTCGCGGCATTCTACGAGCTGGTGCCGCTGGGCACCGAGGGCCGGGAACCCGGCTGGCTCGCGCATGCCCGCGACGCCTTGGAGAACGCGCTCCAGGACTCGTTCGATGAACTGGACGAGAACCCCTGGGTACTCCAGCTCTACGCCCAGGACGAACCCAGCTTCGACCAGTACATGCAGACCCTGCGCGACTACGTGCAGCCGCGCGCCCGCAATACGGCTTTCACCGAGTTCTACCTTCGCTTCTTCGGACACCACCTGCGCGCGGTAGCGAAGCCGGGCGGGCTGTTCGAGGACACGGTGGTCACGCGGCTGCGTTGGCGCGGCCAGACGCGGCGCGTGCGCATGGTCGTCTATCGCCGGGCCACCGGGCAGGCGAGCCGCCGCGGCCAGACGCCCGAGCAGATGCTGAACATCGTCTGTGATCGCCTGTGTGGCGGGCTGGCGAACGCCGGCATCCAGGCCCGGCGCATGGTCGCGGCCGACGTCCATGACTGGCTACTGCGGTGGTTTAACCCGCGTCCCACGCTGCTCGGCCCTGGGGTCGAGGACCGCGAACGCTTCTATGCGCTGGCACGCTACCCCGACGAGACAGAAGACGGTGAGATCGAGCTGGCGAGCGGACGGGATTTCAGCCAGCGGCTTTTCTTCAGCCAGCCACGTTCGGACGCGGAGCACGGCACCTGGCACTTCGACGGCATGCCGCATCGTGTGCTGGTCACTGACCGGCTGCGCATGCCGCCCGGCACGGGGCATTTGACTGGCGAAACTCGCAAAGGCGATGCGATCAATACGCTGTTCGATCAGATGCCCGAGGACACGACGATGTGTCTGACCATGGTGGCGACCCCCCAGGACATCCTCGAATCGCACCTGAACCACCTGGCGAAGAAGGCAGTCGGCGAAACACTGGCATCGGAACAGACGCTCAAGGATGTGCAGGAGGCCCGCTCGCTGATCGGCAGCGCGCACAAGCTGTACCGGGGAACACTGGCGTTCTATTTGCGCGGCCGGGATGAAGCCGAACTGGACCGGCGCGGCCTTGATCTGGCGAACGTGATGCTTAACGCCGGTTTGCAGCCCGTGCGCGAGGACGATGAAGTCGCGCCTTTGAACAGTTATCTGCGCTGGCTGCCGTGCTGCTACAACCCGAGCCAGGATCGACGGAACTGGTTCACCCAACTGATGTTCGCCCAGCACGTGGCGAACCTCTCACCGGCCTGGGGCCGCAGCCAGGGCACGGGCCATCCGGGTAATACGTTCTTCAATCGAGGCGGCGGGCCGATCACCTTTGACCCGCTCAACCGCCTGGATCGGCAGATGAACGCGCACCTGTTCCTGTTCGGCCCCACCGGCTCCGGCAAAAGCGCAACGCTCAACAACCTCTTGAACCAGGTCACGGCCATCTACCGGCCGCGCCTCTTCATCGTGGAAGCCGGCAACAGCTTCGGCTTGTTCAGCGATTTCGCCAAGCGCCTGGGCCTGACTGTGAACCGGGTCAAGCTGGCCCCTGGCTCGGGCATCAGCCTGGCGCCGTTCGCCGACGCGCGTCGGCTGATCGAAACGCCGAGCGACGTGCAGACGCTGGATGCCGATGTGCTGGACGAGGACATGCCACCCGATGCATCGGCCATGGAAGCGGACGAGCAGCGCGACGTACTCGGCGAGTTGGAAATCACCGCACGGCTGATGATCACCGGCGGCGAGGATAAAGAAGAGGCCCGGATGACGCGGGCCGATCGCTCGCTCATCCGCCAGTGCATCCTCGACGCCGCCGAGCATTGCGTGGCCGAGAAGCGCACGGTGCTCACGCGCGACGTGCGCAACGCGCTGCGCGAGCGCGGCCAGGACCCAACGCTGCCAGAGATGCGGCGCGTGCGGCTGCTGGAGATGGCAGATGCCATGGACATGTTCTGTCAAGGCACCGATGGCGAAATGTTCGACCGCGACGGCACGCCGTGGCCCGAGGCCGACATCACCCTGGTCGATCTGGCGACCTATGCCCGCGAAGGCTACAACGCGCAGCTTTCCATCGCCTACATCAGCCTGATCAGCACGGTGAACAACATCGCCGAGCGCGACCAGTACCTGGGCCGCCCGATCATCAACGTGACCGATGAAGGGCACATCATCACCAAGAACCCGCTGCTCGCGCCCTACGTCGTGAAGATCACGAAGATGTGGCGCAAGTTGGGTGCCTGGTTTTGGCTCGCGACGCAGAATATCGACGATCTGCCGCGCGCCGCGGAACCCATGCTCAACATGATCGAGTGGTGGATCTGCCTGTCGATGCCGCCGGACGAGGTAGAGAAGATCGCCCGGTTCCGCGAACTCTCGCCCGCGCAGAAAGCGCTGATGCTTTCGGCGCGCAAAGAGGCGGGGAAATTCACCGAGGGCGTCATCCTCTCCAAGAGCATGGAAGTGCTGTTCCGCGCCGTGCCGCCGAGCCTGTACCTCGCGCTCGCGCAAACCGAACCCGAAGAGAAGGCAGAGCGCTACCAGCTCATGCAGCAATACGGCTGCACCGAGCTGGAAGCAGCTTTCAAGGTCGCCGAGAAGATCGACCAGGCACGCGGCATCGAGTCGCCGGCCTTGGAACTGTCGTAA
- a CDS encoding DsbA family protein, translating into MEQKRPSIPIQVQAFRRRHRRPRWPWALTAALVALLLIWLVSRSPGESSSQSPTPASTAQMAGPPWKMGNPEGRFTLTLYADLECPFCREYFPQLKRWVGSNADVTLQWHHQPLAAHEPAALAEARLVECVAEAGGHAAFWRAVEWVYAHTRSDGLGLPDGLRYPESTPAVEQCMASERVDAAIRAQAAEATKSGVTATPSLRLLDRQTGQSILLQGPIEGDALLSAMDMLSADEPPATPATEMPADVVGDMPR; encoded by the coding sequence ATGGAGCAGAAGCGTCCTTCCATTCCGATACAAGTCCAGGCGTTCCGCCGTCGCCACAGGCGGCCCCGCTGGCCTTGGGCCTTGACTGCTGCGCTGGTCGCGCTGCTGCTGATCTGGCTCGTGTCCCGGTCGCCCGGCGAATCCTCATCGCAGTCGCCCACGCCGGCTAGCACGGCGCAGATGGCCGGGCCGCCCTGGAAAATGGGCAACCCCGAGGGCCGTTTCACACTGACGCTCTATGCCGATCTGGAATGTCCGTTCTGCCGGGAGTACTTCCCGCAGCTCAAGCGCTGGGTCGGCAGCAACGCCGACGTGACCCTGCAATGGCATCACCAGCCGCTGGCTGCGCACGAGCCGGCCGCGTTGGCCGAGGCGCGTCTGGTCGAGTGCGTCGCCGAAGCCGGCGGGCATGCTGCCTTCTGGCGAGCCGTCGAGTGGGTCTATGCCCACACGCGCAGCGACGGCCTGGGACTGCCCGATGGCCTGCGCTACCCCGAATCGACGCCGGCCGTCGAGCAGTGCATGGCAAGCGAGCGGGTCGACGCGGCCATCCGCGCCCAGGCCGCGGAAGCCACGAAAAGCGGCGTGACGGCCACGCCGTCGCTGCGCCTGCTCGATCGCCAGACGGGTCAGTCCATCCTGCTGCAGGGACCGATCGAAGGCGATGCCTTGCTGTCGGCCATGGACATGCTGTCCGCTGATGAACCACCCGCCACACCCGCCACCGAAATGCCTGCCGACGTTGTCGGCGACATGCCCAGGTAG
- a CDS encoding JAB domain-containing protein, translated as MSLVVNDSCVESLSAVAAQREDWIIQQAIALLERRIFKVGPCLSRPAAVRDYLRLKLVAEPNEVFAIVFLDSMHQVLAYEPMFRGTINSTAVYPRVVVQRVLELKAAAVVFAHQHPSGVTEPSSADRALTQQLQAALALIDVRVLDHIIVGQGIPYSFAEHSLL; from the coding sequence ATGTCTCTCGTCGTCAATGACTCCTGCGTGGAGTCGCTTTCCGCTGTCGCAGCCCAGCGTGAGGACTGGATCATCCAGCAGGCTATCGCGCTGCTGGAGAGACGGATCTTCAAAGTCGGACCGTGCCTCAGCCGACCGGCCGCCGTGCGGGACTACCTGCGTCTAAAACTGGTCGCTGAGCCCAACGAGGTATTCGCAATCGTTTTCCTGGACAGCATGCACCAAGTGTTGGCCTACGAGCCGATGTTCAGGGGCACGATCAATTCGACTGCGGTCTATCCCCGTGTCGTCGTGCAGCGTGTATTGGAGCTGAAAGCCGCCGCAGTGGTCTTCGCGCACCAGCACCCCTCGGGTGTCACTGAGCCGTCGAGCGCCGATCGTGCGCTGACCCAGCAACTGCAGGCAGCGCTGGCGCTGATCGATGTTCGGGTACTGGATCACATCATCGTTGGCCAGGGGATTCCGTACTCCTTCGCGGAGCACAGCTTGCTGTAG
- a CDS encoding TIGR03757 family integrating conjugative element protein, which yields MPASFPRFAPSWRALGLAVALPVSLGVFSPATFAADVLVITDSRHPVKTMGGERLIELDEAHRIEAELSAELPAEPEQATAIVKRRLNSGGTDLQRRIASAYQGVTDAWSLGITSIPAVVVDQRYVVYGEPDVARAVARIEQHWRAQP from the coding sequence ATGCCAGCATCTTTTCCCAGGTTCGCGCCAAGCTGGCGAGCCCTTGGCCTGGCCGTTGCACTGCCGGTGTCCTTGGGTGTCTTTAGTCCGGCCACATTCGCTGCCGATGTGCTGGTCATCACCGACAGCCGCCATCCGGTCAAGACCATGGGCGGCGAGCGGCTGATCGAGCTGGACGAAGCGCACCGGATCGAAGCGGAGCTTTCTGCGGAACTGCCCGCCGAACCCGAGCAGGCGACCGCCATCGTCAAGCGCCGACTGAACAGCGGCGGCACCGATCTCCAACGCCGCATCGCTTCCGCCTACCAGGGCGTCACCGACGCGTGGAGCCTGGGCATCACCAGCATCCCGGCCGTCGTGGTGGATCAACGCTACGTCGTCTATGGCGAACCGGATGTGGCCCGCGCAGTCGCTCGCATCGAGCAGCACTGGAGGGCCCAGCCGTGA
- a CDS encoding TIGR03756 family integrating conjugative element protein yields MTRPFDLMRRLRAGVASVLLLSATGSYALNTATIVGSVASPDCLEYRVVGICYWLYCTWTGCTVRTSIKVRHYIPDAIVSSYSNTGENPWIEVRPMSTPNPSAQTGGDGTTNEDHENNLAKFKNADVIGHPGVEVFNQFVSSSGYFCEGAGTAFMPYLLGTLDTLAWRYNVPEMAYPEALIPGMREVGARTTMNLWGNVYPRGGFLHQTDDHKASAVVAQRAGDVVTRRGQIHVYQPLLANSRDGYWPAGALMESDASTGKWQELTPVLSSSCSVFPRSGALTQARQGDYAWALWRPYACCERRGQVFLGSVDFL; encoded by the coding sequence GTGACCCGCCCATTCGACCTGATGCGCCGCCTGCGTGCTGGCGTGGCGTCCGTTCTGCTGCTCAGCGCCACGGGCAGCTACGCGCTCAACACCGCAACCATCGTCGGCTCGGTGGCATCGCCAGACTGCCTCGAATACCGCGTCGTCGGGATCTGCTACTGGCTCTACTGCACCTGGACGGGCTGTACGGTACGCACGTCCATCAAGGTCCGCCACTACATCCCCGATGCGATCGTCTCCAGCTACAGCAACACCGGCGAAAACCCCTGGATCGAAGTCCGGCCGATGAGCACGCCCAACCCATCCGCCCAAACCGGCGGGGACGGAACGACGAACGAGGACCACGAAAACAACCTCGCCAAGTTCAAGAACGCGGACGTCATCGGGCACCCGGGCGTCGAGGTGTTCAACCAGTTCGTGTCGTCCTCGGGCTACTTCTGCGAGGGTGCGGGCACGGCGTTCATGCCGTACTTGCTCGGCACCCTGGACACGCTGGCCTGGCGCTACAACGTGCCCGAGATGGCCTACCCGGAGGCGCTAATTCCCGGCATGCGTGAGGTCGGTGCACGCACCACGATGAACCTCTGGGGCAACGTGTATCCCCGCGGGGGTTTCCTGCACCAGACCGACGACCACAAGGCCAGTGCAGTGGTGGCCCAGCGCGCAGGCGATGTCGTCACGCGCCGGGGACAGATCCACGTTTATCAGCCGCTGCTCGCCAACTCCCGCGATGGCTACTGGCCGGCTGGCGCGCTCATGGAGAGCGATGCCTCGACGGGCAAGTGGCAGGAACTCACGCCAGTCCTGTCCTCGTCCTGCTCGGTCTTCCCGCGCAGCGGCGCCCTGACACAGGCCCGGCAAGGCGATTACGCCTGGGCGCTGTGGCGGCCCTATGCGTGCTGCGAACGCCGGGGCCAGGTGTTTCTCGGCAGCGTCGATTTCCTCTGA